The Festucalex cinctus isolate MCC-2025b chromosome 14, RoL_Fcin_1.0, whole genome shotgun sequence DNA window ttaaaaaaaacggcttactatacatggttgtttttaattttaaaaaaatcgccttactttacatggtcatttaaattaaaaacaaaaaacaaaaaaacaaaacgccttactatacatggtcgtttttaattttaaaaaatcgccctactatacatggtcatttaaattaaacaaaaaaacaaacaaaaaacgccttactatacatggtggttttttatatatttataaaaaaaaattaaaaaacggcttactatacatggtcattataaaaaaaaataaaaaaaacaaaaaaaaaactgcctcactatacatggttgtttttaatttaaaaaaaaaatcgcctgactttacatggtcatttaaatttaaaaaaaaaacaaacaaaaaaacgccttactatacatggtcgtttttttatatatttattatttaaaaaaaaaaaacggcttactatacatggttgtttttaattttaaaaaaatcgccttactttacatggtcatttaaattaaacaaaaaaacaaacaaaaaacgccttactatacatggtggttttttatatatttatatatatttttttaaaaacggcttactatacatggtcattataaaaaaaaataaaaaaataaaaaaaaactgcctcactatacatggttgtttttaatttaaaaaaaaaaatcgcctgactttacatggtcatttaaattaaaaaaaaaaacaacaaaaaaaacgccttactatacatggtcgtttttaatttaaaaaaatcgccctactatacatggtcgtttaaattaaacaaaatacaaaacaaaaaacgccttactatacatggtcgttttttatatatttataatttaaaaaaaaaacggcttactatacatggtcattataaaaaaaataaaaattaaaaataaaatatcaaaaaaactgccttactatacatggttgtttttaatttaaaaaaaaaaaatcgccttactttaaatggtcatttgaattaaaaaaaaaacaaaaaaacaaaaacgccttactatacatggtcgtttttaattttaaaaaatcgccctactatacatggtcgtttaaattaaacaaaaaaaacaaaacaaaaaacgccttactatacatggtcgtttttttatatatttattatttaaaaaaaaaacggcttactatacatggttgtttttaatttaaaaaaaatcgccttactttacatggtcatttaaattaaaaacaaaaaacaaaaaaacaaaacgccttactatacatggtcgtttttaattttaaaaaatcgccctactatacatggtcatttaaattaaacaaaaaaacaaacaaaaaacgccttactatacatggtggttttttatatatttataaaaaaaaattaaaaaacggcttactatacatggtcattataaaaaaaaaaaaaaaaaaaaaaaaaaaactgcctcactatacatggttgtttttaatttaaaaaaaaaatcgcctgactttacatggtcatttaaatttaaaaaaaaaattaaaaaaaaaacgccttactatacatggtcgtttttaatttaaaaaaatcgccctactatacatggtcgtttaaattaaacaaaatacaaaacaaaaaacgccttactatacatggtcgttttttatatatttataatttaaaaaaaaaacggcttactatacatggtcattataaaaaaaataaaaataaaaaaaataaaaaaataaaaactgccttactatacatggttgtttttaattttaaaaaaatcgccttactttacatggtcatttaaataaaataaaataaaaaataaaaaaaacgccttactatacatggtcgtttttaattttaaaaaatcgccctactatacatggtcgtttaaattaaacaaaaaacaaaacaaaaaacgccttactatacatggtggttttttatatatttataattttttttttaaaaacggcttactatacatggtcattataaaaaatttaaaaaaaaatttaaaaaaaaactgcctcactatacatggttgtttttaatttaaaaaaaaaatcacctgactttacatggtcatttaaatttaaaagaaagaaaaaaaaaaacgccttactatacatggtcgtttaaattaaacaaaaaacaaaacaaaaatcgccttactatacatggtcgttttttttatatatttatttatttttttttaaaaacggcttattatacatggttgtttttaatttaaaaaaaatcgccttactttacatggtcatttaaataaaaaattaaaataaaaaattaaaaaaaactgcctcactatacatggttgtttttaaaggaacactttacttattgatccatttttagcagcaaaaagttgctactttttcaataattaatttggtgacgtgattatttttttatgtacatttaataacttttaaaccgatgttaaaatgaatcgaacgccggcatgtttgttacacgtgactaaataacccggatgtttacgtcactagtgtgtaaacgctacactatggaagcactatgcaacgcagccgtgcatctcgcgtcaaacccggaaggattaaaccttatcgcttcgagccaacacgacaaaataactctaccgaaggaaagtctgccttggatgtgaaagttgtggcgccagatggtcttttcgggcacaaaataaactttgacgaacgagtgaatcaggcggggggtgagtggtgttcgtgcgggagctgcacatgaatggacaatccgcaaatgaatgtgtgctgtctggaaatgaaaaaactcgaggatcggttccttgcggacaatctcaactgcatcctggaacatcagacattcaacatggcaatactaaatagacattctcaggatagctttggttgcgatgaaagatgtgaagaagaaaagtcttggaggagcaaatatccaacaggtaatgtgacacacagtacgagcaatgcaaaacgtgtggaactgacgaaatatttcaggaaaaagaaaaaatagtaaaattaaatgtatcgtcgttacagcacccaacctcccctagctgtttttttttttctttttttgcggagcgtcccactgcggtcaggccagccgccactcgaaaagacgaagtcaagccagccgccccaacgattgttaatactgtgcattacggtaacgtgccgacgtgcccctgcgttggccaccttcaaatgaattatgaaataaaacagtccgtgcagtataataacgaatgcccccccacccccgaaacatgcctacctttcgctttacatttgcttcgcttctccgagatctttcagtggccgtagtaagacctcgatttgtgccggctgttgtgagagtgagctccgtgttgctagcagaagtagccgccagagatcctccatcggcttgattatttcccacgtctggttctttaaagatactcggtactgcgttgggctttagtattaggcgtgtggcgtaccccatctcaaattgtaacatattttgtatgtaagtcctcatgcctgaaatgttcgctgcgcgcacgcctgcttgtccttctactcatgtcggttttttttttttttttttttttttttttttttttttttttttaagggggtctcgcgggtttttccttgccgacgccttgcaaaattttgcaatacacaaaggcataagtgacagtttgtgtcctccccgttgttatgtctgcgtgaactactgttcgccaagcgagtatacacactagtgacgtcaccactcgggggcgttgcaacacggaagtacttctatgttgaagaaaagttaaataaatcaatataagggtgtattcttcagctcttatgcatttttcgtagctaaactaactatttactgccgatcaagccatacatgtaaaattaaaggagccttcctttaattttaaaaaatcgccctactatacatggtcgtttaaattaaacaaaaaaaacaaaacaaaaaacgccttactatacatggtcgtttttttatatatttattatttttaaaaaaaacggcttactatacatggttgtttttaattttaaaaaaatcgccttactttacatggtcatttaaattaaaaacaaaaaacaaaaaaacaaaacgccttcctatacatggtcgtttttaattttaaaaaatcgccctactatacatggtcatttaaattaaacaaaaaaacaaacaaaaaacgccttactatacatggtggttttttatatatttataaaaaaaatttaaaaaacggcttactatacatggtcattataaaaaaaaataaaaaaaataaaaaaaaaactgcctcactatacatggttgtttttaatttaaaaaaaaaatcgcctgactttacatggtcatttaaatttaaaaaaaaaataataaaaaaaaacgccttactatacatggtcgtttttttatatatttattatttaaaaaaaaaaaacggcttactatacatggttgtttttaattttaaaaaaatcgccttactttacatggtcatttaaattaaacaaaaaaacaaacaaaaaacgccttactatacatggtggttttttatatatttatatattttttttaaaaaacggcttactatacatggtcattataaaaaaaaataaaaaaataaaaaaaaactgcctcactatacatggttgtttttaatttaaaaaaaaaaatcgcctgactttacatggtcatttaaattaaaaaaaaaaacaacaaaaaaaacgccttactatacatggtcgtttttaatttaaaaaaatcgccctactatacatggtcgtttaaattaaacaaaatacaaaacaaaaaacgccttactatacatggtcgttttttatatatttataattaaaaaaaaaaaacggcttactatacatggtcattataaaaaaaataaaaattaaaaataaaataacaaaaaaactgccttactatacatggttgtttttaatttaaaaaaaaaaaatcgccttactttaAATGgtcttttgaattaaaaaaaaaaaacaaaaacaaaaacgccttactatacatggtcgtttttaattttaaaaaatcgccctactatacatggtcgtttaaattaaacaaaaaaaacaaaacaaaaaacgccttactatacatggtcgtttttttatatatttattattttaaaaaaaaacggcttactatacatggttgtttttaattttaaaaaaatcgccttactttacatggtcatttaaattaaaaacaaaaaacaaaaaaacaaaacgccttactatacatggtcgtttttaattttaaaaaatcgccctactatacatggtcatttaaattaaacaaaaaaacaaacaaaaaacgccttactatacatggtggttttttatatatttataaaaaaaaattaaaaaacggcttactatacatggtcattataaaaaaaaataaaaaaataaaaaaaaaaactgcctcactatacatggttgtttttaatttaaaaaaaaaatcgcctgactttacatggtcatttaaatttaaaaaaaaaaaaaaaaaaaaaaaacgccttactatacatggtcgtttttaatttaaaaaaatcgccctactatacatggtcgtttaaattaaacaaaatacaaaacaaaaaacgccttactatacatggtcgttttttatatatttataattaaaaaaaaaaacggcttactatacatggtcattataaaaaaaataaaaataaaaaaaataaaaactgccttactatacatggttgtttttaattaaaaaaaaatcgccttactttacatggtcatttaaataaaataaaataaaaaataaaaaaaacgccttactatacatggtcgtttttaattttaaaaaatcgccctactatacatggtcgtttaaattaaacaaaaaacaaaacaaaaaacgccttactatacatggtggttttttatatatttataatttttttttaaaaacggcttactatacatggtcattataaaaaatttaaaaaaaattaaaaaaaaaaactgcctcactatacatggttgtttttaattaaaaaaaaaaaatcacctgactttacatggtcatttaaatttaaaagaaagaaaaaaaaaaaacgccttactatacatggtcgtttttaattttaaaaaatcgccctactatacatggtcgtttaaattaaacaaaaaacaaaacaaaaatcaccttactatacatggtcgtttttttatatatttattattttttttaaaaaaacggcttattatacatggttgtttttaatttaaaaaaaatcgccttactttacatggtcatttaaataaaaaattaaaataaaaaattaaaaaaaactgcctcactatacatggttgtttttaattttaaaaaaaatcgcctgactttacatggtcatttaaattaaacaaaaaaaacaaaaaacaaaaacaaaacaacaaaaaaaacgccttactatacatggtcgtttttttaattttaaaaaatcgccctactatacatggtcgtttaaattaaaaaaaaaaaaaaaacgctatacatggtcgtttttttatatatttattatttaaaaaaaaaatggtcatggtcatttaaaaaaataaataaataaaataatagccttactatacatttatATACCCACTCACACATGTGGCCTCTCCCACgcggaggatcgaacccacgacAACTGGCACCAAaggtaagtgacggttccactcctccacctggagcccagcAATATACCGACTTTGACGAACAAATCTTCGACCGAAACACACGCGCAGGAGcacgcgcacacaaacgcacgttcTGTGCTGGGCCTTGAATGCAGCTGACTTGAGTCTAATGGCTTGTGAGCGTTTAGTTAAGTAGCGTAATCTCTTCTTGACACACAATTTATGTTCCCATTGCCATTGCTATTGGAAAAATGCACGTATTGATTGAGAATTCCAAACGGACTTGAGACACGAGATTGGAGCCGCTGTTTGTGGAAGCTTCTGAGCTTTCACCTCACTAATATCGGACTGACTGAAAAGTAATTAGAATCAAAGTTCAACTTTGAGTGCAAAATGGCAATTGCCTGTTGTCAGTGTAATGCTTTTAAATCACTGTCAGTGTTGGGGGTGAGGGAGGGGTGGGGCGTTCATTGAGTGACGTTGTTCTGCCCCGATGCTGAGCTCTGCTGCCCTCCAGTGGACGCAAAGAGAAATGCGGAATAAACAGGAAGCAACCCCCGACTGTTTGATACATTTAAGAATGCGAATAActtcttttttaatttgcaaataaataaacatgatgTGTACGTGTACTAATGTAATCATGTTTCAGGCTAAAAAGTCATCATGACAGAGGAAAAATAATGTCCTGTCACTTTACCTTTTATTATGGCTGCACCACTTTAAATCAAGCAGGCTTGAAGCTTCTCTCAGTGAAAGTGTCTGAATATTATACTATATTagtggtccttttttttaaatgtgtttctaCAAATAGTATCACCTCAAAAAATGATCTCCAaggatcaacattaaaatataatagtgtatttttatttttaatatttaatattaatataagaATCTAACActattctatctatctatctagttagctagctagctaagctagctagctagctagcaattgATTCAAGTACTTGTACTAAACGTTTTGTTTCACACTGTACTACATTATTTAGCTCCTCTTATATACAGGTATGATGCTTCCATGCTTTGAGAACATATGAACACAATTTATTGAGTCAACATCACACACTCAAAGAAAGAAATGAGcagtttaaaaagtgcatttattttcatttttaggcaCTTGAGTTATTGCTGCTTGTCACGCTGTaaacagtaaaacaaaaaaagtgagcaTCCGATTCAAGACTACaagtaaaaatgtcaaatttactGCCCagcagaaatttttttttttttccaacgtcaGGATGGATTGGGAGCAGATGTGTGAAGTGGTTGTGAACAATTGAGTCAGTCGTAAGtaatggtacaaaaaaaaaaaaagaataaatacagATTTGGGTGGAAGCTCGTGAAGGGCCCCGTTTTCCTGGTAAAACCATCAAGGGATTCTTTTCATATTCCAAGCCATCGCTATTGATTTGAGATGCTCACAAAAGGTCAATTAAATGTGTAGAATATCTTACATAATGGCGACGTACAGTACAACAAAATAaagctataaaaacatgcaatgaAGACAGCACCAAATGTGACTAACACTTagcagcaaacaaacaaaaaaagaagtttgaacAGCTCAAGGCTTTGTCAGTATAATGAAATCAAACATGCAGTAAGCTTTAAATGCTTAGAAAGCTCTACAAAAATGATTACAGTAATCCCCCGTGTATTCGCGGTTCACTAATTCactaaatttcccccaaaattttTAGGGGGATTCTAACCTGTTATTTACGCAATTCTCTTagattccacaagatggcgccaaagccctATCTAATAGCAGTTTTATTGGCGACAGGTCCTTTGTCCCCGCGAATCGCGAGGGATTACTGTACTTCCGCTAAGGGGGACACCAATGAAGCATCAAGTTCCTCTCTTAGGttgttctttggcttttttctcCTCTTGCTTCATGGTCAACTTCCTGGAGTTCTCGTACAAAATCAAAGTGTCCGCGTGAGTAGTCTTTCCGTTCGGAGTTCTGCCAGCTCCGAGCGCGCTTACGGCTTCCTCTCGAGGTAATTGGAAGGAACCCACCCTTTCCTGGGCTTGCCACTGTCCAGCACCTTGCAGTACCACCAGCCGTTGGGGTTCCTCTCCAGAACCTCCAGACTGGTCCCCTCCGGGAAGCCCATGGTCTCCTCGTCACCGTGGTAGTCGGCGATGGAGACGTAGACCTCCCGGAGGTTGTTGTGGATGATGTGGGGCTTGGGCCTGACGGTGGACACGGGGAGGGCGTTCTTCTGGGGGCCGGCGCCCAGGAACTCCGAGCCGCCTGGGCCGGACGGGTTCCGGCTGGGCAGGGCGATGTTGTTGGGCGCCAGGCCGCGGGGCGCGGTGCCGAATGAGGCGTTGCGACGCACCGTGGGGCTGACGCGAGGGTGGTTGCCCGAGTTGAGGGATTCGTTTCTCCTGAGGGAGCCGACGGGGCTCGGGTCATCCCTGATGGGGGCTGAGATAAAGACCGACTGGGGTCGCACCACCTGCTGCTGCTTGCCACTGTTCTGCTTGCGTGAGGTGAACAAGCCGGTGGGTTTGGAGAGACCGCCGGGCGGTTTGGAAGGGATCGGGGGAGTGACTTTCTTTAGGTTTTGATTGAGGTTGTTCATGGCCTGCACCCTCTGCTCGTTCTTCTCCAGGCTGTTGGACTTGCTGAGGGTCCCAGGTCTGGATGGCGTTCCGTCGGATTCCGCGTCGTCCTGCTGCCGCACGGGCTCTAGGAAGTACGTCGGGGCCCAGCCCTCGGAGTCATCCCAGCGGATGTACCACCATCCGCTCTCCTGCTTCTCCAGCACCAGCACCTCCACACCGGCAGGGAAGCTCAACTCCGACTCTTGGACTTTCTCGTACAGGTCGGTGGTGCGGTACAGGACGCAGCCCTCCACGTCCGAGTCGCCGCGGCTGCCTTTGGAGTAGATGGAGGAGAACTCGGAGGAGGTGCTCTGAGATGAAAAGGAGTCTTCGGAGGAGACGACTGAGGCGGTCTCCGAGTCCTCGCCTTTGCTCTTGTTGCCGTTCTTGAGTTGGCCGGTGGGTCGCAGCTGTCTTCGCAATGTGCTGATGTCCATCTTGTCGCCGCTGGATGCCTTCACCAACTGCGGTTTGGGTCTCACTACCGGCTTGGGTTTGGAGGAAGACTTGGCGTTAGGGGATGCTTTACTTTCCTCTTGGTCTTTCTTGGGTCTGGACAGATCCGGGGTTGACTCGTTGGAGGCTGATTTTGATCCGGACCACTCCTCGCTTTTGCCTGACGTTTGGCTTCCGTTCAAGTTGATCTTGAGCTTGTTGGCCGCAGATCTCCAACCTCCCGACTTCAGGTTGGCGGTCTTGCCGCTTTCGGGCGAAACGCTAGCCTTTGAGGAGCCGGAGTCGCGGCTGCACTGCCTCTCCGGCGTCTCCTTGACGGGCCGGAAGCCGTCGTTCTCGTAGATgcactcctcctcctcttggCCGTCTTCGAACGACTCGCACATCCTAAAGGAGGCGCTGTGGAGCGATGAGGCCGGAGACGGTTTGGAGGACCGCTGGGATCCTTTCTCTGAGGACGTGTCCTCGTTCTTGGCATCCACCAAGGAAGCTTCGCCTCTCAGGAACTCAAACTCAGACTCCAGATCCAGGTCGCCGATAGCCGGGACGTCGTATTCCGGCTCTTCGTAGACGGGCCTCCCGGGAGACGCGGGAGACTCCGGAGCCTCGCTGCTGGGTGGCGCCGTCTCCACCGAGTCCTGCTTCTTGACAGGCGGCGCCGGTGGAGGCACTTTGGGGCGGCACAGCGTGCTCGTCCTACGATTCAGGTTGGGCTTTTTGCGTTTGTCGATGTAGGAACACGGAGCCCAGCCTTCCCGCTCTCCGATCTGGACGTACCACCAACCGCCGGAATTCTTCTCAATCACCTGAAACGTCACACGTGCCGCCATTAAGTTTGCGATATGAAAGTCTTATATTGTGTGATCGTTACCTCTGCTTTTTGGCCACCGTTGAAACTA harbors:
- the LOC144001510 gene encoding SH3 and PX domain-containing protein 2A-like isoform X3, encoding MQLRTVLDVNVVDVQKRRNPSKHYVYLINVTYSDSTSHVIYRRYSKFFDLQMRILDKFPIEGGQKDPKKRIIPFLPGKVLFRRSHIRDVAVKRLKHLDNYCKALMKLPTHISQSEEVLKFFETKSEDLNPPTEDCGGSGRRKSGWWFVSTSEEQGWVPATYLNSHSGTRDDLEVGASKSGEVTKRHKAHLKRLDRRWTLGGVISRQQSREEKYITVQPYASQGKDEIAFEKGAVVEVIQKNLEGWWFIRYQDKEGWAPASYLKKMKEDLSPRKKTVTGPVEIIGNIMEISNLLNKKSPSDKDVGGDDVSESPQAARKDISLPVLCSDSGPVVTSQDGKGRTEQASPAVARIAPHRVEIGSPVLRQKPPPRRDATLGFTLPSPPEPPTVEAEYYTIAEFQSCISDGISFNGGQKAEVIEKNSGGWWYVQIGEREGWAPCSYIDKRKKPNLNRRTSTLCRPKVPPPAPPVKKQDSVETAPPSSEAPESPASPGRPVYEEPEYDVPAIGDLDLESEFEFLRGEASLVDAKNEDTSSEKGSQRSSKPSPASSLHSASFRMCESFEDGQEEEECIYENDGFRPVKETPERQCSRDSGSSKASVSPESGKTANLKSGGWRSAANKLKINLNGSQTSGKSEEWSGSKSASNESTPDLSRPKKDQEESKASPNAKSSSKPKPVVRPKPQLVKASSGDKMDISTLRRQLRPTGQLKNGNKSKGEDSETASVVSSEDSFSSQSTSSEFSSIYSKGSRGDSDVEGCVLYRTTDLYEKVQESELSFPAGVEVLVLEKQESGWWYIRWDDSEGWAPTYFLEPVRQQDDAESDGTPSRPGTLSKSNSLEKNEQRVQAMNNLNQNLKKVTPPIPSKPPGGLSKPTGLFTSRKQNSGKQQQVVRPQSVFISAPIRDDPSPVGSLRRNESLNSGNHPRVSPTVRRNASFGTAPRGLAPNNIALPSRNPSGPGGSEFLGAGPQKNALPVSTVRPKPHIIHNNLREVYVSIADYHGDEETMGFPEGTSLEVLERNPNGWWYCKVLDSGKPRKGWVPSNYLERKP
- the LOC144001510 gene encoding SH3 and PX domain-containing protein 2A-like isoform X2, with protein sequence MQLRTVLDVNVVDVQKRRNPSKHYVYLINVTYSDSTSHVIYRRYSKFFDLQMRILDKFPIEGGQKDPKKRIIPFLPGKVLFRRSHIRDVAVKRLKHLDNYCKALMKLPTHISQSEEVLKFFETKSEDLNPPTEDCGGSGRRKSGVDASDPMLLEQYVVVASYEKQEPAEISLQAGEVVDVIEKSESGWWFVSTSEEQGWVPATYLNSHSGTRDDLEVGASKSGEEEKYITVQPYASQGKDEIAFEKGAVVEVIQKNLEGWWFIRYQDKEGWAPASYLKKMKEDLSPRKKTVTGPVEIIGNIMEISNLLNKKSPSDKDVGGDDVSESPQAARKDISLPVLCSDSGPVVTSQDGKGRTEQASPAVARIAPHRVEIGSPVLRQKPPPRRDATLGFTLPSPPEPPTVEAEYYTIAEFQSCISDGISFNGGQKAEVIEKNSGGWWYVQIGEREGWAPCSYIDKRKKPNLNRRTSTLCRPKVPPPAPPVKKQDSVETAPPSSEAPESPASPGRPVYEEPEYDVPAIGDLDLESEFEFLRGEASLVDAKNEDTSSEKGSQRSSKPSPASSLHSASFRMCESFEDGQEEEECIYENDGFRPVKETPERQCSRDSGSSKASVSPESGKTANLKSGGWRSAANKLKINLNGSQTSGKSEEWSGSKSASNESTPDLSRPKKDQEESKASPNAKSSSKPKPVVRPKPQLVKASSGDKMDISTLRRQLRPTGQLKNGNKSKGEDSETASVVSSEDSFSSQSTSSEFSSIYSKGSRGDSDVEGCVLYRTTDLYEKVQESELSFPAGVEVLVLEKQESGWWYIRWDDSEGWAPTYFLEPVRQQDDAESDGTPSRPGTLSKSNSLEKNEQRVQAMNNLNQNLKKVTPPIPSKPPGGLSKPTGLFTSRKQNSGKQQQVVRPQSVFISAPIRDDPSPVGSLRRNESLNSGNHPRVSPTVRRNASFGTAPRGLAPNNIALPSRNPSGPGGSEFLGAGPQKNALPVSTVRPKPHIIHNNLREVYVSIADYHGDEETMGFPEGTSLEVLERNPNGWWYCKVLDSGKPRKGWVPSNYLERKP
- the LOC144001510 gene encoding SH3 and PX domain-containing protein 2A-like isoform X1, translated to MQLRTVLDVNVVDVQKRRNPSKHYVYLINVTYSDSTSHVIYRRYSKFFDLQMRILDKFPIEGGQKDPKKRIIPFLPGKVLFRRSHIRDVAVKRLKHLDNYCKALMKLPTHISQSEEVLKFFETKSEDLNPPTEDCGGSGRRKSGVDASDPMLLEQYVVVASYEKQEPAEISLQAGEVVDVIEKSESGWWFVSTSEEQGWVPATYLNSHSGTRDDLEVGASKSGEVTKRHKAHLKRLDRRWTLGGVISRQQSREEKYITVQPYASQGKDEIAFEKGAVVEVIQKNLEGWWFIRYQDKEGWAPASYLKKMKEDLSPRKKTVTGPVEIIGNIMEISNLLNKKSPSDKDVGGDDVSESPQAARKDISLPVLCSDSGPVVTSQDGKGRTEQASPAVARIAPHRVEIGSPVLRQKPPPRRDATLGFTLPSPPEPPTVEAEYYTIAEFQSCISDGISFNGGQKAEVIEKNSGGWWYVQIGEREGWAPCSYIDKRKKPNLNRRTSTLCRPKVPPPAPPVKKQDSVETAPPSSEAPESPASPGRPVYEEPEYDVPAIGDLDLESEFEFLRGEASLVDAKNEDTSSEKGSQRSSKPSPASSLHSASFRMCESFEDGQEEEECIYENDGFRPVKETPERQCSRDSGSSKASVSPESGKTANLKSGGWRSAANKLKINLNGSQTSGKSEEWSGSKSASNESTPDLSRPKKDQEESKASPNAKSSSKPKPVVRPKPQLVKASSGDKMDISTLRRQLRPTGQLKNGNKSKGEDSETASVVSSEDSFSSQSTSSEFSSIYSKGSRGDSDVEGCVLYRTTDLYEKVQESELSFPAGVEVLVLEKQESGWWYIRWDDSEGWAPTYFLEPVRQQDDAESDGTPSRPGTLSKSNSLEKNEQRVQAMNNLNQNLKKVTPPIPSKPPGGLSKPTGLFTSRKQNSGKQQQVVRPQSVFISAPIRDDPSPVGSLRRNESLNSGNHPRVSPTVRRNASFGTAPRGLAPNNIALPSRNPSGPGGSEFLGAGPQKNALPVSTVRPKPHIIHNNLREVYVSIADYHGDEETMGFPEGTSLEVLERNPNGWWYCKVLDSGKPRKGWVPSNYLERKP